The segment GCGACTTCAAGAGCTTGAAGTCCCGGTTGTCGTTGGTAGTGGACGACTTCGAGATCGAGCAGAACGGGTTGGGCTTCAACAACCTGATTTATATGGCCGTTGTGCTGAGTGAGCTGACCAAGAACCCGGACTCCTGCTACCGGGGGCTGATCGTTGAAGAGCCGGAGGCGCATCTGCATCCGCAGCTTCAAGCCGTGCTGCTGCAGTACCTGCAGTCCATCCAGGCCGTCGACGGCGAGAACCCCGTCCAGCTCTTCGTCACCAGCCACTCGCCGAACTTCGCGAGCATTGCCGACCTGGATAGCCTGGTGTGCCTCGTCGACACCGGCACCGCGGTCGAGACCTTCTTTCCCCGCAGCATTACTTTCGACAAAGGTAAGCGCGAGAAGCTGGAACGCTACCTTGACGTCACGCGGGCCGAACTATTCTTCGCCCGCCGGGTCATCTTCGTCGAGGGCGCTGCCGAACTCATGATGGTTGACGCTCTGGCCAAGCGCATGGACTGCAACCTGCGCCAGCATGGCGTGAGCCTGATCAGCGTCGAGGGACTGAACTTCGATTCATTCCTGCCCCTCTTCGGGGACAACGCGCTGAAGATCCCGGTAGCGGTCCTGACCGATGCCGACCCTGTGGCACCCAAAGCTCCCTCAGCACCAGCAACCGCAGCGCCAATCGCTTCGGCCATTCCGCTAGCAACGCCACCAGCCGCGGCTATCGACCCTGAAGACGAAGACGACGAGGACGCCGTGCCAGTCTATCCCGCGCCTGGAGACACCATCATCGTCTCGGCCAATACCGCCAAGATGAAGACCCGCGAGGATGACCACGTCAAGGTGTTCCATGGCCTCAAGACCTTCGAGTACGACTTGGCGCTGGAACCCGAGAACCGCACCGCCATGCTCAAGGCACTAGGGGAACTGCGGCCGAGGATCGCCAAATCCCTGACAACCACGGTCGCTGCCGAGGTCGGTGATGCGGCCCAGGCCAAGGCGTTGTTCTGCGGCATGTTCGAGCGCAAGCAGAGCAACGTCCAGAAAGGCAGCTTCGCCCAGTCGCTGGCGCAGGTCATTTCAGACAAGACTGTGCCCTTCAAGGTGCCGGCCTACATCCAGGCTGCCATCAAGCATGTTTGCAAAGTGGCGGCACCGGCGCCATGAGCGGCCTCACACCTGAACAGCAGGACGTCGTCGATGCGCCGATGGTGCCGCTGTGCGTCATCGCTTGCGCCGGTAGCGGCAAGACCAAGACCGCCGTTCATCGAGTTGTGCGGATGCGGCGCAACCTTGGCGAAGCACGTGGCCGCGTGGCGCTGCTGTCGTTTTCCAATGTGGCTGTCGACACCTTCCGCAAGGCCTATGACGATCTGGCGAGCAGTCTGCCGCCCAGCGCCGGCCGATCGCGGGTCGACATCGACACGCTGGACGGCTTCATCACCACGAACGTCATCCGTCCGCACGGCCACCGGACCATGAAGTCCCCGCGGGCGGCGTTCCTCGTGACTGGCGATGAAGCCTTCCTTGAAGGCTTCAAGTTCCCGACGTCGTCATTTCCTCAGTCGATCAAGGCGCTGAACCTAGCGTTCTTGAACGGAAAAGAGGTCTTCTTCTACATGTTCAACGACCAGGTCGACATTGTCGACGCATCCATCGCCCGCAACCTCATCGCGAAGCTGGGCCGCACAGGTGCGTATACCCACGACCTCGGGCGCTACTGGGCGTACAGGACGCTGAAGGAGCAGCCGAAACTGCTCGCGGCACTGTCGCGCCGCTACCCGCACATCGTGATCGACGAGGCGCAGGACATCGGGTCGGTCCATCAAGCCGTTCTTGAGCTGCTGATTGGCGCCGGCTCGTGCGTGACGTTGATCGGCGACCCCAACCAGGGCATCTACGAGTTCGCGGGCGCCGACGGCAAGTTTCTCGTCGAATACCACCAGCGCGCCGGCGTCCAGCAGCACTCGCTGAAGAAGAACTTCCGGTCTGCGCCCAGTATCGTGGACCTGGCCAATGGCCTTTGCGGCCGCGACGACGTCGCTGAGCGGACCGCGCCCGCCACGCCGCATGGCGCCTTCTTCACCGGCTACAAGGGCGACCAGCACCCCCAGCTCATCTCTTCATTCCAGGGCGCCATGTCAGCCGCCGGCGCAGACATCAAGCGATCCGCCGTCTTGTGCCGTGCCAAGAAGTTGGCCGGAACGCTTCGTGGTGACGAAGCGCCGGCCGGCCAAGGCCTAGTCAAGTTGTTCGCCGCCGCTGCAGTGCTGCGTGACCGGCGCAAGGATTACCTGAAGGCGTTCCAACGCGTCGCTGTCGCGGTGGTCGCGCTGTTGGACAACGCACCCCACGGCCTGGTGAGTCAGATCACCCAACCGTCAAACAAGCCGGATGACCGGGAACTGCGCAAAGTTATCTGGGCCTTCACGCGTGACCCGGCCAACGGCCTGCCGTCGGCGTCCCTAGTGGCCGATACGCAATGGCACGCCCAACTGCGGGCACGCATCAAGGTCTTGCTGGTCAATCTGGATACGAAATTCGGCCTCAAGCAGGTCGCGAACCTCGGCAACAAGCTTTCCAAGAAGGCGTTGCCGAGCACGCCACTTACCAGCGCTGCGGACCTGGCTGATGGCGACGCCACGGCTCTGCGAATCGACACCGTGCACAAGGCCAAGGGAGAAAGCCTAGACGCCGTCCTGTACGTGACCACCAAGGAGCACGCGCAGGCACTACTGGGGGGCGTCGCCACCGAGCTGGGCCGCATTGGCTACGTCGCGGCGACGCGGACCCGTAACCTGCTCTGGGTGGCCGTGCCGCACAACTCTTTGAAAGAACTTCGACCCCAGTTGCTGGCAAGAGGATTCAAGGAGGTGGGTATCGCAGCGACGCCGACGCCCGCGGCCAAGTCGACGCATGAGGTGCTCTCGCCGTTGCCACTGAAGGCAACGAAGCCGCAGGCCAGTACCTGATTTGATCGCGCAGCAGAAGCCTCCAATATCTCCGCGGCCCGTTGGCTCCGCCAGCAACTCGCTCGTCGATGAGCAGGCGTTGAACTCGCAGTCAGACACGGAGGTGTCGCAAAGCGGTCACTGGCGGCTGACAGCTGACAGCCTGAAGTTGCCATGCGTTGGCAAACGCTGTCCGTTCATTTCTCGCGCCTGAAATCCTCCTCCATCAGCACTGGCTTGCCCAGCGCCTCCCGCATGCGGTCCAGGACCCGGTTTCCCGCTCCGTCTCCTTCCTCAGGATCCCACATCACCACAGCCGGCGTAGTGGTGTACGCGGTGGGTACGCCGTTTTCGTAGTACACCTCGTGGATCGCACACTAGGCATCTTCGCCATGCCTGAAGGACATCACACGGTAGTTCCAAGTGCTCCTTGAGGGCGAGGTTGCCCCGCCTTCTTGGCTGTCCGGCCGCGCTGACGAGCTCTCGCCCTCCGCCTCGCCTCAAAGGAGGCTTGCACATCCGCAGGCAGCGGCGCATCGAAGTCTTGCGGGACCTCCAGCTTGTCCTTGAGAAAGCCGAGGGTCCGGCCACTAGAGCTTGGGGGATCTGGCTCGGGCTTTTGGGTCATGCCTGTGATTCTGCGCTCTCTGGCGCGGCATATTCATCGCGGCTCACAGGCTTCCCCTCCGCTTGGCGCTGCTACCCGCCACCACGCCGGCATTCCAACGCCATCCGCTCGAATTGGATCAGCTCCGCACCGCGGCCTCAGCAGCCTCCCACGCCTCCCAGGTCGAGTCGCGCACCTCCAACCCCGGCAACGCCGACTCCACTCCCGGCGGCACCGGCTCGTCCGAGATGCGACGACGAAACAGCATGTGGGTGGTGCTGAGCAGGCGCTCCAGTACGGGGTTCAGGTGGCGCACGGCGGGGATGGCCTGGGCTTGCTGCATGGTGATCTCCTTGGCTTGGAAGAACTATCGGCGATGGCTCCCGCTGCATCCATCCTGCCGAGGGGTGGAACGTCCCCCCATAAAGGGTGACCTATCCCGCCAGCCCCCGCTGCGCCGCGGTCCACCGGGTTGACATTTCCTCTTCTGAACGCGATGGTCCGTCCCACAGGAGCTCGCCCATGAAATCCCCCCGCCACCGCATCACACCCCGCACCTATTCGGCCTTAGTCCAACGCGGCGGCTGTGTCGCCCTGCCGCCGGACCTGTCCACCTTCCGCCTGGGCCAGCGCGTCTATTTCCATGTCCGTGGCAAAGAGATCGCCTTCCAGGCCAAGCCGAAGCGTGCTGTGCGGGGACGCCTGCTCTCCAACCGCATCCGTCGCACCGTGCGGACCCTGGCTGCCTTCGGCCCGAGGACGCGCGACGCGTCCCGCGCCGCGGCATGACGCGAGCCGCCACCTTCACCTGAAATCCCGGCTCCCCGTCCTGAGCCTGCCCAGCATCGGCGTCAGGTCGACCAAGAACCCGGCGATCAGGTTCATCACCTCGCCGTCGCGCTGCCAAGTGCCCTTCACTCCCAGCAGCCGCGCGTTGAGCATCACCTGGCGCTGGCGCTCCCAGATCGCCCGATGCACGATCACCTGCACATCGCCGGTCTCGTCTTCCAGCGAGATGAAGGTCGTGCCCTTGGCCGTCTCTGGCTGCTGCCGCGTGGTCACGATGCCGCAGGTCTTCA is part of the Shinella sp. XGS7 genome and harbors:
- a CDS encoding UvrD-helicase domain-containing protein codes for the protein MSGLTPEQQDVVDAPMVPLCVIACAGSGKTKTAVHRVVRMRRNLGEARGRVALLSFSNVAVDTFRKAYDDLASSLPPSAGRSRVDIDTLDGFITTNVIRPHGHRTMKSPRAAFLVTGDEAFLEGFKFPTSSFPQSIKALNLAFLNGKEVFFYMFNDQVDIVDASIARNLIAKLGRTGAYTHDLGRYWAYRTLKEQPKLLAALSRRYPHIVIDEAQDIGSVHQAVLELLIGAGSCVTLIGDPNQGIYEFAGADGKFLVEYHQRAGVQQHSLKKNFRSAPSIVDLANGLCGRDDVAERTAPATPHGAFFTGYKGDQHPQLISSFQGAMSAAGADIKRSAVLCRAKKLAGTLRGDEAPAGQGLVKLFAAAAVLRDRRKDYLKAFQRVAVAVVALLDNAPHGLVSQITQPSNKPDDRELRKVIWAFTRDPANGLPSASLVADTQWHAQLRARIKVLLVNLDTKFGLKQVANLGNKLSKKALPSTPLTSAADLADGDATALRIDTVHKAKGESLDAVLYVTTKEHAQALLGGVATELGRIGYVAATRTRNLLWVAVPHNSLKELRPQLLARGFKEVGIAATPTPAAKSTHEVLSPLPLKATKPQAST
- a CDS encoding ATP-dependent endonuclease, which gives rise to MYLAKLVIKNFRKLAHAELSFQAGLNVLVGGNNVGKTAVVDALRALLAGHDEPYPRLGEEDVHRPKSGTPTGDIVFEYVFSGLDADDEADFLAALVPDPAGKLDAHIKIRYSDPDKGGRLRAKRWCGEHEDVGLTADMMENLRGVYLPPLRDASQGLRPGRTSQLARLLQLLAEEDGVKGIDKALQDLDKELKTHLPIVNTQKAIDTRHKMMLGTQLAQLLEVGLSASDFKSLKSRLSLVVDDFEIEQNGLGFNNLIYMAVVLSELTKNPDSCYRGLIVEEPEAHLHPQLQAVLLQYLQSIQAVDGENPVQLFVTSHSPNFASIADLDSLVCLVDTGTAVETFFPRSITFDKGKREKLERYLDVTRAELFFARRVIFVEGAAELMMVDALAKRMDCNLRQHGVSLISVEGLNFDSFLPLFGDNALKIPVAVLTDADPVAPKAPSAPATAAPIASAIPLATPPAAAIDPEDEDDEDAVPVYPAPGDTIIVSANTAKMKTREDDHVKVFHGLKTFEYDLALEPENRTAMLKALGELRPRIAKSLTTTVAAEVGDAAQAKALFCGMFERKQSNVQKGSFAQSLAQVISDKTVPFKVPAYIQAAIKHVCKVAAPAP